The Anguilla rostrata isolate EN2019 chromosome 1, ASM1855537v3, whole genome shotgun sequence nucleotide sequence TAGCACAGTTTAGAAGTGATTCTAATTTGGCTGTCATTCTTGATTTGTATCTTTATTTGATTTCTTTGCAATGCAAAACAACACCAAAGGGCCTAACATTAGTATAGCATTTAGTATAGCATACTTTCCCATATACTGTAAAGCAACAATTGCCTGTTCCCTGAAACATGAGCATATCTCACAGATACCACAATTTCATCACAATGGCTTTCACAGTACCTGCAATATTAATTATCAAAAGACATTTTCTGATACCAATGAGCTCAACAGAATTTAATTCCATTCAGGAGATACAgaactttttattaaaatagtTAAACTCAAGAACCAAACAATACCTACAGGCCATGTAAAGTGGATGCTGTTGGCAGCTGTGTATCAGCGTtccacacacatttcagaaaccCAGATCAGATGAAAAGTAGCCATGTCCAAGCAACCTGCCATGCCATTTATTTTGAGAACTCTTTTCAGACGCATCCACACAAAGTTGGCTCATGCCATGGTTATGAGTCACATCATGGCTgccacacagaaaaacatgcagTGTTAATTCACCTCTTACTGCTCCAGAGTGGGACAAAATGtgctctgttagagctgaattaacactggacattttactggaTACAGCTTCCCCCAAGTCATCAGCATGGAGCTCACTCTAGCCGATGATTATTCCAAAAAAGGCAAATGATAACTCACCTATCAGTCAAACCCTGAGGTCAAATCTCACATCCTGTTAGCTGCTGTGGGTCCAAAAGTACACTGTGTCAGGTCCACACTGATGTGCAGGAGTTCTGCAAATGGTGTTGAAGACAACCGAGATTCAAGCCTTTAAGGTCCTCAGATCCTTGATTCTTCcttaataaaattcattttgatacAGGTTAGCCTTTTTAGGTGTGAGAATGtctataaataattatttcagaagATTCCAGTCCAGAAGACACTGAAAGCATATGACAATGTACATGAACAACAGGATCTTTGGCATACAAAATATGAACTTCAGCATACATAAGAGCTGAACTGGAACTAATATATGTACAAAATATGTAGACATTTCTCTTCAAAATGATATGCAGGAACAAAGTTCTAGTGATAAAGCCAGGGGTTGTAACAAAGACTGTATGTAATAGAACAGCTCAGACATGTGCTCAaggaaaactgtaaaaataataactgaagGTGTGCATGCTGCTGGTTTAATTCCCCAAGAGAGTTCAACTGGTTTGTCTTGATCAATGAACACATAAAGAATGACATAGAGGGATGATTATAAACAAAGAAGTCTGAGACTGAAATAATGAGAGAAACAGCATTGGTGGTTTCCACTATGATGTGCTAATCAATACTCTGTGCATCACACTTCATACAACACAATACTAGTTAATAAATTGTTCAACCGAAAAGGCTGTAAATGAATGCCAAGTTCCGTGCTTGATAATCAGCACACAATCAATGTGCCTGTCTGTAGTTTACTCCCATGGCgcctaaatgttctttcatACAGGAACCAACCATTTCAtgtaaacaatataaaatgGATTGGATACATTGCAGCAGGACTCATTGGGAGCAGTTTAAAGATCGCCCCCATTAATGCAGCAAGACAGTGAAAATACTCAGCAGTAATTAATCAGGCAGTCGGTTCATTGAGGGACTTGCTACGTTCGACACTCAGTAGGTCCAGCCTGACCAATGGCTGTCGGGCCGGACTGCAGCAAGGCAGCAGTGGATCTCAGTTTTACAGGACTCTGTGAGCCTAACTGCTGTGAGGTGACAATCGGACATTCCCTGACGGTTTCTGGATCTCTACTCCTCATTGGCTCTCATCTGGTCCACACTGGGGGCGTCAGACTCTTGCTCGGCGCTGGGGTTCCCTTGCCGAGCGGAGAGGCGGTCAAGGGACTTGGGTGAGGAATCCTGGCGGCGGCAGAACCAGCAGACAGCCAGGTCGGCGCGGAACGACGGGGTGTAGAGGCCGTAGATGACGGGGTCACAGCAGGTGTTGAGGTTGCCGAACACAAAGAGGATGTGGTTGACATACTCAGGTGTCACCTGGATCATCTGTGGGTGGAACCAGTACCAGATACCCAGTAGGTAGTAAGGTGTCCAGCAGACCACAAAGGACACCACTATGATGATGGTCATCTTCAGGGTCTTCATACGCGCCTTGGGGATCATGTCTGTCCCACTGCGCCTCAGGCAGGACTCTCCACCTGGAATGAGGTGGAGGAAAATGAAGTATGAATCATGTAGAAGTGTACCAGAAGGTTTGAATTACTGAACTGCTGGGTGTCTTGTCTTGTAACATTCAATTAAGTATGCAAAAAGCCTATATGCATTTTGGAGTTTAGAACATGAGATTGGGCTTGGAATTTTATTGCACACTTTTTCCTTTGTACCTGATTGTTTTTGCACCCAtgttttgtacagtatgttgaaATTAACATAGGAATCAGCTAACTTAGATAGTTGGTCCATCTCCTTTTATGAGACACAATTTAATGTTGGATGTATGGTGGGAATGAATGTAGAATACCTTTACTCTTGTGGATCTGATGGTTGATCTCAATTAGGATGCGCGTGTAACATAAGCTCATGACCAGCAGGGGGACAACGTAGAGCGTGACGAATTGGAACATGTTGTAGACTGTTTCCTGCCAGCGTTGCTGAAAGCTACCGTGGGTCACGCACTGGGTGAAGTCCACCCCCTCTGCCTTAATCACCCGGAAGATGAAGAGCTGGAGTcgtgaaagaagaaaaaaggagaagaggTTTTCATGAAGAAACTTATGCAGGGAATGTGACACATGGGGCCCTGCAGGTAACAAAGAGCCCAATAAAAGCTATATGGTTTTGTTAGACCAAtgtaattgttcagttaatacCTTCATTACATTTGGGTCTTGTTTTAtttggttctgtgttttttcaggCTTATTTGGACAAGTGATGcatgaaatgaaactgaaatgatcCAATACTTCACAAGAGTTGCAGCAACCTTACTGCTGAGATTCTGGATTCTCAAGTTCCTCCCATCTTGAAACAACTTCATCTAAAATAAACCCCCTTAAAGCTTTCCAAGCTCTCAAATCACCAAAAAGGGATGAATCAGAGGGCAATGAAAATAGCGACAAGTAAACAGAGTCTATAGTCCTTGGGTGACATTGATTTTTAGCAATCCAAAACTGAGCAAACCTTCAGAGACAGAAACCCTTTCAGATCGGGAAACGGTATCTGACAGGCTTGGGTCACAGCTTACAGGAGGAATAATGAAAATCTTGTTTATTGCTCATCCGCTGTCCTCTGCCACAATGGCGATCTGGCGTGATCATCAGCAGGGGATCGTTCAGTGAATTGCGTTATGCTCCCAGCAGCCTTGAATATTTAATCACAGCAGAGATGCCGGCGGCAACCCGCTCTGAAGGAGGAGCCGACCGCCCAGGTGCACACATAAGGCTTTCTCCGGCACTGGTGCCAAAATGAcagcaaatgaaatatgtttg carries:
- the LOC135263995 gene encoding gonadotropin-releasing hormone II receptor-like, whose protein sequence is MRMSENSSLLMLGSQGTSMNSSSNSSVSPPSADWVAPTFTRAAQFRVVATLVLFLFAAVSNLAVLISVARGRGRRLASHLRPLIMSLAVADLMMTFIVMPLDMVWNVTVQWYAGDAMCKLLCFLKLFAMHSSAFILVVISLDRHHAILRPLDSFDAKRRNKRMLLLAWSLSLLLASPQLFIFRVIKAEGVDFTQCVTHGSFQQRWQETVYNMFQFVTLYVVPLLVMSLCYTRILIEINHQIHKSKGGESCLRRSGTDMIPKARMKTLKMTIIIVVSFVVCWTPYYLLGIWYWFHPQMIQVTPEYVNHILFVFGNLNTCCDPVIYGLYTPSFRADLAVCWFCRRQDSSPKSLDRLSARQGNPSAEQESDAPSVDQMRANEE